A segment of the Candidatus Stygibacter australis genome:
AATAAAAATGAAATGTGATGAGGAACTTCTAAGAATCAATGTTCATAACAATGGAGAGCCGATCCCTGATGAATTATTGGATAAAATTTTTGAACCTTATTTTACCACCAGAGGAAGATCAGGCACAGGATTAGGTCTTCATATTTGCCGATTTATAATAGAAAATGAGTATCATGGCAGGATGAGTGTGACTAATAAGGATGACGGTGTAGAATTTATTCTAAAAATCCCTACAGCAATTCCTCAGGATGATGATAATTAATGAGCAGTAAATCTGCTTGAAGAGGGTTAAAATTATGAAACAGACACCAGATGAGAAGAAAATCCAGAAGAAAATGCAGCCAGGATTGATAACACTGGAAGGTTTTCTGGGCAATGATAACAGGCATTATCATGAGATAATCGCCGAAGATCTACGTTTACTGGAAAAATTAGGTATCACTAATGAACAGATTGCTGACAAATTGCAGGATATCACAGACCAGGCATTTGAGAGTTATGATGGTCTTACTACTCTAGAAAATGGGGCACAAGTTGAGTATGTGACATTTCGGGGGAAAGTAGTCAGCCCATTTAGTGGTCAAAAACCCTCACCCAAAGGGTTCGTAAGATATCATGATCCTCATAAAAATATTAGTATAAGCTGGTGTCCCTTAAATATTCAGATGATCAGAGATTATGGCTTTTTTGAGGGAAAGGGTTCACCAAACAGACTGGATCCTGAATTAATTTTTAAGTTGTTCTTTGCTTCAAAAAAATAAGTGAATTTAAGGAGTAAGAAATGAAAAAAATGTTTATGAGATTCTTTATGGTTTTGTTTATCAGTCTATTTCTCACAGGCTGTCTCACAACTGAGTTCAAGGAATATCGATTTACGATCAATAGCGATGGTTCCGGCTCAGGTTCGATTAAGTTCATTAATCTGGTCTCTGAAGAAGACGATGAAAAAGATGTATCTTTTGCTGATTTTCAGGAATTGATCAATGACTATCTGCAAGGTGAACAGTTTGAAACCGATAATCCTGCCTATCAGGTTACCAGCAAAGAGCTCTATGAAGAAAATGGGCAAATTTGTGCGACGGTAGAATTTACTTTTACACATTACAGCGATGTAAATTTCTTCCAGTATGATGAATGCAATTGTGCTCCTATGATGTATTATGCTGGTGATTTAAGTGAAACGGTAATAGAAATCGATGGCGAGAGTGTAACCGAAGACGAGTCCATTCCAGTTTATACGTGGGATTCTCAAGTAAAGAACTTCTATATAAAAACTTCTGTGAAAGAAGATATGACTGATGCCCACAATTTCCTGGATTTATACAAACTCTGGAAAGGCAAGCAATAGCACATTTTATTATATTAAAATTGAACTGGTATAACCGAAAGCGTTAATAAAACTAGCGAAGTTTGATTGTAGAAAGTCCAATAGCCAGCAGCAGCAAAGCTATGATCCAGAAACGGACAACTATCTTATCTTCGGAAAAACCTTTCTTTTGATAATGATGATGCAAAGGAGCCATTTTGAAGAACCAGCGTCCTTTGCCATATTTTTTCCTGGTGTACTGGAAATATCTGATCTGAATTAGAGATGACAATGATTCCACAACGAAAATGCCACCGATGATCAAAAAGAATATCTCTTCACGAAGGATGATGGAAATAACGGCAAGCTGACCCCCTAAAGCAAGGGCACCAGTATCTCCCATAAATATCTGAGCTGGTTTACAATTAAACCACAAAAATCCCAGTAAAGAGCCAACCAGGGCAGAAATAAAAACGGTTAGTTCTCCAGCCTGCGGGATGAATTCCAGATTAAGATATTCTGCATTGATAAAATTTCCCTTAATATATGACATTGTACCCAGCCCAAGTAAGGCAATAGATATTGTTCCTGTAGCAAGTCCATCCAGTCCGTCAGTTAAATTTGTTCCATTGGACGTACCCACTATCATCAGTACAGTGAAGGGTATAAAAATCCAGAATATATTCAGACTCACGCTTTTAAAAAAAGGAATACAGATAGTTGTAATTGTGCTTTTATCGACGGGACTACTGATAAGCACCATAGCGACAAAAAATCCCAGTATGATCTGTCCCAGAAATTTATACCGGGCGATCAATCCCTGCTTTTCCTTTTTGATATTTTTAAGATAATCATCCAGAAATCCCAGTCCTCCCAACCAGATAGTTACCAGATACATAAGCAGTATATAGTGATTTGTGAGATTATTCCATAATAAAGAAGTTACTAGTACCCCGCTGAGAAAAATAATCCCGCCCATTGAAGGTGTATTAGCTTTTTCCCTGTGTCCAATATCCATGAGATAATCACTGATAATTTCCAAAGCCTGCTTTTCTTTGATCTTTTTTATGATTAAGGGACCAACCGTAAGAGTATAAATAAGTCCAGTAATAAACGCCATAACTGATCTAAATGTGATATATCTGAAAACGTTGAAAAGGTTTAATCCAAAAAACTCGCTGTTTGATAGAGGATCAAACAAATGATAAAACATTATACCTCCAAAGAATTTCGGAATATCCAGTTCAGATAACCCTGATCAGGATCAATTTTCAAGCTGGTAAATAATTTAAATATATCTTTTTTTGTCTCTAAAAATCTTTCTGCATCCAATAATCGCTGCTGCGTACCCACATCCAGCCACCAGCCTTTATGTGTCCAATCATTGAGATGCCCTGCGGCTGAAAGAGGGATAAATCCTGAAGTTACTAAAGAAGAACATCCAGAAGGCAGATACTGAAATATCTCCGGAGTCAGCAGAGCACTGCCTGTATAGGCATAGCTATCAATCAAACCAGTACACCTTAAATTACTGAAATCTATCACCTGATCATTCTCTACAGCTACTGTTGGTTTACCTGATGCAGATACTGCCAGGATGGAATTATCCCTGTTATGCTCATGAAAATTTATCAGATCAGAGAAATTAATATCGCAAATTATATCAGCATTTATTAGTAAAAATGGTTCTTTAAGTAAGTCCCGGCATTGTGAGATACCACCCCCGGTTCCCAGCAATTCGGTTTCTTCAGATAAATAGATATCAAAGCCAAAATTATGATGATGATCCAAGAAATCTGCTATCATTTCACCCAGATAGCAGGTATTAATGATCAATTCTTTGATTCCAGCCTGTTTCAATCTGGCAAGAGCATAGCATAAGAGAGGAATCCCATTTACCGGGATCAAAGGTTTAGGGAGTTTCATAGTAAGTGGCAAAAGTCGCGTGCCCTTACCTGCTGCCAGAATAAAAGCTTTCATATTAAAAAAAGCTCCCTGATATCAGAGAGCTTTTTATATTCATATTATTCAAAAGAGTAACTCTCTTGTTTACTTAATGTCCTCAATGGCTGCCTGAGCTGCTGCCAGACGTGCTATTGGAACGCGGAATGGTGAACAGCTCACATAGTTCATACCCACGCGATGACAGAATTTCACGCTGGCTGGTTCTCCACCATGCTCTCCACAGATGCCCACTTTCAATTCAGGATTGACAGCTCTGCCTAAACGAGTTCCCATTTCCACTAATTGACCAACACCTTCCTGATCAAGTACAGCAAACGGATCATCTTTTAAAATTCCATTTTCCAGATATACCTTCAGGAATTTCCCGGCATCATCACGACTGTATCCAAAAGTCATCTGAGTGAGATCATTTGTTCCGAAGCTAAAGAAATCTGCTTTTTCAGCTATCAGGTTAGCAGTAAGTGCTGCCCGGGGAATTTCAATCATAGTTCCCACAAGATAATCTACCCGAACACCTTTTTCAGCAAAAACTTTCTCAGCTGTTGCACGGATGATCTTTTCCTGCATCTCAAATTCCTCGATCTTGCCGATCAGAGGAACCATGATCTCAGGATGAACATCCACGCCTTTTGCTTTCACATTTACTGCTGCTTCAATGATACCACGAGCCTGCATCTCAGTAATTTCCGGATAGGTATTTCCCAGACGGCAGCCACGATGTCCCAGCATAGGATTAAATTCTGCCAGATCGTGCACTTTCTGCTGAACATCTGCCAGACTGATACCCATCTTATCAGCCAGTTCCTGCTGGTTCTTAGTTTCATGAGGTACAAATTCATGCAGGGGAGGATCCAGAAGTCGTATTGTTACCCCAAAACCGTCCATAGCAGTAAATATCCCTTCAAAATCTTCTCGCTGGTAGGGCAGAAGTTTTGCCAGTGCCTTACGGCGTCCTGCCACATCTTCAGAAAGTATCATTTCACGCATTGCCATGATGCGTTCGCCTTCAAAGAACATGTGCTCTGTTCTGGTAAGTCCAATCCCCTGTGCACCATATTCTCTGGCAATTCTGCTGTCCTTTGGTGTATCGGCATTTGTCCGCACATACATGCGGGTATATTTATTACACATTTTCATCAGTTTGCTGAAATTTTCACTTACTTCAGGAATACGGGTTAGTATCTTGCCTTCATATATCTCGCCCTTAGAGCCATTTAATGATATCCAGTCGCCTTCTTTATATACTACGCCGTTACAGGTCATTGTTTTGGCTTTATAATTGATCTTTATACTGCCGGCACCGGATACACAGCATTTGCCTTCTCCTCTGGCTACCACGGCTGCATGAGAAGTCATACCGCCACGGGCAGTTAAAATCCCTTCTGCTTTATTCATCCCTGCCAGGTCTTCCGGTGAGGTCTCTATACGCACAAGGATAACTTTCTTACCGGCTTCTGCCCATTCTACTGCATCTTCTGCCATGAATACTATCTGTCCGGTTGCTGCGCCAGGAGAGGCAGGTAAACCCTTACCGATAATATTTGCCTTCTTCAAAGCGTCCAGATCAAATACAGGATGCAGAAGCTCATCAAGTTTATTAGGCTCCACACGCATGAGTGCTGTTTTTTCATCGATCATACCTTCAGCCAGCATTTCAATTGCCATGCGCACCATTGCAGAACCGGTACGCTTACCAGTACGCGTTTGCAGTAACCATAAGCGTCCATCTTCGATTGTGAATTCCAGATCCTGCATGTCAGAATAATGATTTTCCAGTTTGGTTTCCACTTCCACAAGTTCTTTATATAATCTTGGCATGGTTTCTTCAAGTGAAGGATAATTAGCTGCACGTTCTTCTTCTGATACTGCTGCCAGGGCTGCCCAGCGTTCACTACCTATCCGGGAAATCTCCTGGGGAGTTCTGGTTCCGGCTACCACATCTTCACCTTGAGCATCTATCAGGTATTCACCATTAAAAAGGTCTTCACCAGTCCCTGCATCACGTGTAAAAGCTACTCCAGTTGCGGAGTTTTTACCCATATTGCCATAAACCATAGCCTGGATATTTACTGCTGTTCCCCAGTCATGGGAAAATTTATGCATATTACGGAATAATTTAGCTCTGTCATTATTCCAACTGTCAAATACCGCTGTGATTGCTCCCCAGAGCTGTTCCCAGGGATCGGTTGGGAAGTCATGACCTGTCTTAGCTTTAACTGCTTTTTTGAATTGGTCAACCAGTATTTTCAGGTCTTCTGTGGTCAATTCAGTATCCAGTTCCACTTTTCTCGCTTCTTTCATCTCTTCAATTATAAGTTCAAAAGGATCTATATCATTTTTATTATCCGGCTTCATTCCCAGTACCACATCGCCATACATCTGCACGAATCTGCGATAGCTATCCCAGGCAAAACGCTCATTTCCACTTTTGGCTGCCAGTCCTGCCACTACATCATCATTAAGTCCCAGATTGAGTACTGTATCCATCATTCCCGGCATTGATACCCGAGCTCCGGAACGTACTGAGATCAATAGAGGATTGGCTTTATCACCAAATTTCTTGGCCATGATCTTTTCTATATGTTTGATTCCAGTTCCTAATTCATCCCATAAAAGCTTCTGCACTTCTTTATGGCCTAATTTATTATATTCAGTGCATACTTCAGTAGTTATTGTAAATCCGGCAGGAACAGGTACACCGATCAAATTCATCTCAGCTAAATTTGCTCCTTTTCCACCAAGAAGGTTTTTCATTTCAGTCTTACCCTCGGCAGCTCCTCCGCCAAAGAGATATACTCGCTTCTTTTCCATCTTCTTCTCCTTTAATACTTTATGTTTTTTTACTATTTTTTATCAGCGAAACAACATTCCTTTTTACACACCTTTATGTGTCAATGAAAAATATCTATTGAGGGGGAAGAGTGACTGATGATCTGTGATCTGTGAAGAGTGAAGAGTTGACCCGTCCTGAAATAAGTTGACTGAAAAAGTGAATGCTTGGAACGAACTTTGTCGGTAAGCCGTGTGCGGGAAAACCGCATGCACGGTTTGATGAGGGGGACAGGGAATGGAAATTCTGAACCTGTCTCTACTCTACTGGTAGCAAAATTCCCTGAAAAAGATTTGAAGACTATAAATATAATAGGGCTTGACTTTAAATCGTGATTTATTTTTATCATTTTTTGTTTCTGGGGAAATGTTTGGATAAGGGAGTAAGTAATGTTCAAGAATTACCTGGTTACAGCTTTGCGCAATATTTTGCATCATAAGGGATTTTCCTTTATTAATATTGCCGGATTGGCAATTGCCATGACGGTTTGCATCATCATATTGTTATCAAGCATCTATGAGATAAGTTATGATCGTCATTTGCCAAACTATGATAGGATTTATAGAGTAAATACGGAATTTCATCTATCAGCAGAAACTGAGCGTTACCAATCATCACCAGAGCCCACGGGTCCCACATTGAAGGAAATGTTTCCCGAAATTACCCACAATTGCCATATTTATCAAACCAGTGGATTGATGGTTTATGAAGATAAAACTTTTATGGAAAACAACCTCGTTTACACAGACCCCGATTTTCTGGAAATGTTTTCAATTGAGGCAATTCATGGTGATATAAATACCATGCTTGATGATCCTTATGCCATCGTGATGACCGAAACAGTGGCAGAGAAATATTTTGGTAAAGCAAATCCAGTAGGGGAAGTGATCCGCAGAAATGATGTACGAGACTATACTGTTACCGGCGTAATTCGTGATTTCCCGGCAAATGCTACTTACGAATTCGGTTATTTTATGTCAGTTAATCTCTTTCAGGAAATTGATGTGGGTTTTTTGGGGCAGTGGGGAAATATCAGTGGGGAAACATTGATCATGACTGACGCTAACGTAGATATTGATGATCTGGGAAAAAAGATATGGAGTGTGCCTAATGACCTGAATCCCGATCAGGAAGTATGCTATCTCTGGATGCAGCCACTCAGTAAAATACACCTTTATAATCTGGATGGCAATGGAGCAATCCAATACATTTATATCTTTCTGGCAGTGGGGTTGATCGTGCTGATCATTGCCAGCATCAATTTTATGAACCTTTCAACTGCGCGCTCATCTTTACGGGCAAAAGAAGTCGGCATCAGAAAGGTTGTGGGAGCTCAGCGAGGAGAGCTTGTAAGGCAATTTTACAGTGAATCACTTTTACTCGCTGTGATCGCCATGTTAATTGCAGCACTGACTGCGCGCATCATTATTGCATCTGCAGATCGTTTTGCTCCCATCAATGACGCGTTTAATCAGCTTTGGGATTTAAATTTTTCCCTGCAGCTGCTGGGTATCACAATTTTTACTGGTTTATTTGCAGGCAGTTACCCGGCAATATTCCTTTCGTCTTTTAAACCCATCACTGTATTGAAAGGTGCTTTCAGCAAGGGAAAAACAGGGAAAATATTGCGCAGTATTCTGGTAGTCATCCAGTTTTCTCT
Coding sequences within it:
- the ppdK gene encoding pyruvate, phosphate dikinase, encoding MEKKRVYLFGGGAAEGKTEMKNLLGGKGANLAEMNLIGVPVPAGFTITTEVCTEYNKLGHKEVQKLLWDELGTGIKHIEKIMAKKFGDKANPLLISVRSGARVSMPGMMDTVLNLGLNDDVVAGLAAKSGNERFAWDSYRRFVQMYGDVVLGMKPDNKNDIDPFELIIEEMKEARKVELDTELTTEDLKILVDQFKKAVKAKTGHDFPTDPWEQLWGAITAVFDSWNNDRAKLFRNMHKFSHDWGTAVNIQAMVYGNMGKNSATGVAFTRDAGTGEDLFNGEYLIDAQGEDVVAGTRTPQEISRIGSERWAALAAVSEEERAANYPSLEETMPRLYKELVEVETKLENHYSDMQDLEFTIEDGRLWLLQTRTGKRTGSAMVRMAIEMLAEGMIDEKTALMRVEPNKLDELLHPVFDLDALKKANIIGKGLPASPGAATGQIVFMAEDAVEWAEAGKKVILVRIETSPEDLAGMNKAEGILTARGGMTSHAAVVARGEGKCCVSGAGSIKINYKAKTMTCNGVVYKEGDWISLNGSKGEIYEGKILTRIPEVSENFSKLMKMCNKYTRMYVRTNADTPKDSRIAREYGAQGIGLTRTEHMFFEGERIMAMREMILSEDVAGRRKALAKLLPYQREDFEGIFTAMDGFGVTIRLLDPPLHEFVPHETKNQQELADKMGISLADVQQKVHDLAEFNPMLGHRGCRLGNTYPEITEMQARGIIEAAVNVKAKGVDVHPEIMVPLIGKIEEFEMQEKIIRATAEKVFAEKGVRVDYLVGTMIEIPRAALTANLIAEKADFFSFGTNDLTQMTFGYSRDDAGKFLKVYLENGILKDDPFAVLDQEGVGQLVEMGTRLGRAVNPELKVGICGEHGGEPASVKFCHRVGMNYVSCSPFRVPIARLAAAQAAIEDIK
- a CDS encoding ATP-binding protein, which translates into the protein IKMKCDEELLRINVHNNGEPIPDELLDKIFEPYFTTRGRSGTGLGLHICRFIIENEYHGRMSVTNKDDGVEFILKIPTAIPQDDDN
- the mraY gene encoding phospho-N-acetylmuramoyl-pentapeptide-transferase, with product MFYHLFDPLSNSEFFGLNLFNVFRYITFRSVMAFITGLIYTLTVGPLIIKKIKEKQALEIISDYLMDIGHREKANTPSMGGIIFLSGVLVTSLLWNNLTNHYILLMYLVTIWLGGLGFLDDYLKNIKKEKQGLIARYKFLGQIILGFFVAMVLISSPVDKSTITTICIPFFKSVSLNIFWIFIPFTVLMIVGTSNGTNLTDGLDGLATGTISIALLGLGTMSYIKGNFINAEYLNLEFIPQAGELTVFISALVGSLLGFLWFNCKPAQIFMGDTGALALGGQLAVISIILREEIFFLIIGGIFVVESLSSLIQIRYFQYTRKKYGKGRWFFKMAPLHHHYQKKGFSEDKIVVRFWIIALLLLAIGLSTIKLR
- a CDS encoding ABC transporter permease, whose protein sequence is MFKNYLVTALRNILHHKGFSFINIAGLAIAMTVCIIILLSSIYEISYDRHLPNYDRIYRVNTEFHLSAETERYQSSPEPTGPTLKEMFPEITHNCHIYQTSGLMVYEDKTFMENNLVYTDPDFLEMFSIEAIHGDINTMLDDPYAIVMTETVAEKYFGKANPVGEVIRRNDVRDYTVTGVIRDFPANATYEFGYFMSVNLFQEIDVGFLGQWGNISGETLIMTDANVDIDDLGKKIWSVPNDLNPDQEVCYLWMQPLSKIHLYNLDGNGAIQYIYIFLAVGLIVLIIASINFMNLSTARSSLRAKEVGIRKVVGAQRGELVRQFYSESLLLAVIAMLIAALTARIIIASADRFAPINDAFNQLWDLNFSLQLLGITIFTGLFAGSYPAIFLSSFKPITVLKGAFSKGKTGKILRSILVVIQFSLSIALMISTLIVFQQMNFMKERDLGFNKDNLIYLPIKGELVEKFPEFKEELLKISGITDVSRCSSIITDIGYVASGLDWEGKPEEDDPIFSFEGIDYDYFETCEMGFVAGRGYSEEFANDGENYILNETAIKRIGYTNENAVGRMFDMWGRKGKIIGVVKDFNFKHQSFKIDPLILTYFPGYLNYILIRTADGDVSEIMDSIEDNWKAFVTQFPFDYAFLDESFEQLYEFEDNMGYLFKIFTALTLFISCLGLFGLATYVVERRTREIGIRKVLGASVSGLITLLIMEFTKWVIISNIIAMPLAWFMMNKWLENYAFKTGISWITFAGAGITALIIAIITVFVQTYRAANANPVESLKYE
- a CDS encoding nucleotidyltransferase family protein gives rise to the protein MKAFILAAGKGTRLLPLTMKLPKPLIPVNGIPLLCYALARLKQAGIKELIINTCYLGEMIADFLDHHHNFGFDIYLSEETELLGTGGGISQCRDLLKEPFLLINADIICDINFSDLINFHEHNRDNSILAVSASGKPTVAVENDQVIDFSNLRCTGLIDSYAYTGSALLTPEIFQYLPSGCSSLVTSGFIPLSAAGHLNDWTHKGWWLDVGTQQRLLDAERFLETKKDIFKLFTSLKIDPDQGYLNWIFRNSLEV